Part of the Elgaria multicarinata webbii isolate HBS135686 ecotype San Diego chromosome 5, rElgMul1.1.pri, whole genome shotgun sequence genome, AATTTGTAGGGAAACCAGCAGCCAGTGCCAGTCAACTCACTGAATTTCATGATAAAATGGATAGCCCAGTCCAAGCCTGCAGTAAGCAATAAGCTGATCTTTGTACCATAGGTTGTGTTCAATTCGCGTCCAGTGAATAACACTACATGAACTCTGTTCTGGGGCTAATTTTCAATGCTATTATTTGCCTGAATTAGAAAAATGTGCTTACTATACAAAGTTTACACATGCCACTATTCATGGGATCTGTGAGGATGAAATGCAGAACATTGAGAGTTTTGCAGTCGCTGagcttctttaaaagaaaattatccTGTTTTAAGAGCAAATGAACCTTTCACATACCACACAAACTTCTCAGGTGGACAGTGCCACaataatgtaatatataaaaGCACATTTCAGAACAGCATCTCTTTATTAAAGGTACTGAACAGCATGCAATGCGACCGGGGGTGGATGGGTGAGGGGAATCCTAGCTTTCGTCATTACAGTTCATGTCAGGTCATAATTTTCACACACTTGCAACACGGCTAATTTCACTCTTAAAACATTTCTACTCTGCATTTAATTGGACAAGACACATTTCTTTTCGTACAGAATTTTGTACATTTGAGAAAACTGTATTTAGTCAATGGCATTTTTGGCATGGCAGTTCTCTATGCTCAATTTTCTGACAAGAGAGAATTGTATGAAGAAGATATAAAATAGGCAGGAGAGACTAAGAACTGGGAGATAACCTTAATTGGCTAGGACAGATTCCTTCTTATACCCTTGCAACATAACAGAGAAGCCTATTTGGGTAGTCTATAGCCAAATACTGGAACAGTTACAGATCTTACCAGTGACAGTGCTTTTACATTAACACATTCTCTACGAATACACAGAAATAGCATCATAAAGGCAGTATCAGAGAACAGTTTTTTGTGATGCAATATTCAGCACAACTGAATTTATTACACGGAAGTCAGTCCCACTGCTTCCACCATAGTACCTCCATGTCATACTGTGATCCAGTAGATTGCACATGCAACACAGACTTGTGCTTTTGTTGTTTAGCAGGTGCATACTCAGGTCATCCAGGCTTGTGTAGACATgcagtgtcatgtttctcaaagtTGCCAAACCACATTTGCTACCTTACAATTAAAGGTAGCATTTCCCCTAGAGATGTGAAATACGAAGAGCTAAGAATCCATAAGGCACTTCACCAGACTCCCAATTGCTGTGGAGTCTCAATGGGAATAGCACCTActgagagagagattttctggAAATTAAGCATCTGACAACATCAGGTATGGTTAACCATTGACAAAAGGCAGACTCACCATGACTTGTCATCTAGAACTTTTTACAATGCATGAAGGATTTAATCTTACATTTCACACTAGTCAGAATCCCTGTATGTGCAAAGGGAACTTTTCCTTTGAAAAAAATGCCACGTCCTTGGGAATGCACGTGCAACACATACCTGCAATAACTAGCAACAGGATCCATGTTTTAGATTGCTTCCATGAACTGTAACAAATAATATTTGAACCTATGATCTAGTAACATCTCCTTTTCACAGCAAAAATTAATTCAGTATTTGGCTTGAAATATGTAGAATTTCATCTTAAAAATTGCATAACTTACATTGACTTTTTTTGTTGAGCTATAATGGCACCAGATCTGCTGCCTCCTCACTAAAGGATGAAACCCTCAAAAGAACTGGGAGAAACACTAACCCTAGAATGCCATGATGACATTGCTTTTTCAAGGCTACTTTCAGAACAATACTTTTTAGTGATGACATTGGAGTTTTAAGTAGCATTACTTAGGAGAAAGCAATTCCTATAAAAGAATTTTATCCCCAAACCATGTCTATTTATTAGAAAGCTTGAAGATCCTCGTCATTGACAAATAAAGTATTTGCAATCACAAGATAAATCAAGCTTGTGAAATATGCAGAAGTCCACTTTACAAATACGATCATCTTTGGCAAACCACcagtatataaaaaaaaccagcaGTCTAGAATGGAAGCATTGCACTGTTTACATCTAAGATATACTTATGATCTGGTTCTACTCTGTGTGACTCAGGGCTTACCTATACGCAGCAATAAGGGCacatcctatgcacgtttatacagacaaaagtcctacaactcccagtatggctggctgaggaatcctGTAGTCTGTAGCTCTCATCTGTAATTATAATAGGCAGgaaatatttttctgtctaaacatgcataggatcacagcctaaatGTGACATCAGTGTTTTCTCTCTAATTAAAACCAAACAGGATGCAGCCaatatggattgggaccacagcaccCATCAAGTAGCAATAATAAAAAGATTCCATTAGCACCACAGGGATTTTTTCTATTgctgtgttttaattaaaatatcaCTAAACCCTGATAtcactgtgatgcatttaacGTTATAAGTTGTTGGGCCCTGCTATACCAAGCCCTAAACAAATTTGAAATAAAGCCCCATTAGTTTCAATAGGCATCGTTTCCTGCAGTGTTTAGGCATCTGATAAATAAGCTTACAACTAGAAATATTCCTTCTTTGGCGCAGAGATGTATATTAAGTGaagagtttgtttgtgtgtttactTTGGTGTCTGGCTGGGTCTAAATTAATATAATGTACAGCTGTAGTAGCATATCACTCCTATGCAGGAAACACATAACCAATTCAAGCTATTTTAGGTAATTCAAGATGAAATGTGTATTTCCCTTAGCTTTTAATACTcctcagcattaaaaaaaaacctcaactaTTCATGGTAGAAGTAACACATGAGTATTTCAGGTGCATTTCTAGATAGCATGGATTTGGATTGATAAATTACGTTTCATAACTCAAGTGGAAGGACATtataatgcatatttatttaaagagTAAAAAAGGAGGAAAGGTCACACAATACTTCAAGGTAAGTAGTAGGTACTGGCACAAGAATACCCAGGTGTGAAAATGTAAGAAATACATATTGCATAAAAGTCAGTGGTAATTTGAGTGGGGGAAGAAGGGATTGAACAGCAGCATTTTATTCACATTTTATTGTTTGTGCAAATGCAGCATTAAGAAGATAGCTGTATttaccaaaataaaaaataaaaaggtaagaAAATAATTGTAACTCTCCAGGTCCTTCAGGCTGACCAGTTACCCTTTGAACTTAGTTCCCCCCACCTGCCATCTGAGCTTTCTTCTGCTTCTGTCACTGCACAATGCATGCTAGGTGCTCAACTGTTCAATCAAGTCTTCCACAGTGTATATCATAAGTTTGATATCATCCTTCTCTTTCATCCGGTGTTCACCAGCTTTGCGGAGAATAACATCCACATCTCCACTGACAACGTTCTCTGCAACCTTCAAGGAAGTCTGCCATGGGATATCTTCATCCTTTATGCCATGAATAAGTCTCACAGGGCATTTTATGGGAAGAGGGCTACTCAATACACAGTGATTTTCTGCTTCCTGAATGAGTTCATATGGCAGAGAGTAAAATCCTTCTTCATTGTGCTTGGTTGGCAACTTCCATTCACCTTTTTCTTCTATTTCCTTTTTGGTCTTGGAAGTTAAACATAAAATAGACCGACTTACTGGAAAGGAAGTGAAAGACAGCTAAACCCTACTTTCTGTACAAGGAGAGATTGTCCAAGTGTTGACCCTTATACACATATCATCAATGTGTACTTATTTGGGATGCGGAAGATTTTTGTGGATACATAACCCACATTAAAAAGATATGCACTAACACTTTTGAGTTGTGCTTAGAAATGTAGCCAAGTAGTACATTGCCCTAGCTCAGTTAACAACGTAGCAGTTATATTTTACACTAACTGTAGTTTCTTCAAAGTCAGCCCCGTGTACAATACATCGAAGTAGTCTAGTCCAGAGaataccagagcatggataactctgATCAGTCTCTCTCTGCCCTGGAGGGGTCTTAACTAGCATATATCCAGCCTCAGTTGGTGAAAAGTCTCTAAACAACTTGTTCTGAGAACCTTCAAACTAAACACCTTAGCCTTTAGGGGACCTGAGGGCAACCTCACCCCCTCAGACCTATCCAGTTCACGGAGGTGCCCAATCTGGCCCACAGAGGTGAGCATCTTTTGCggggccctcccctcccctcccctccccaagctcCAACCTCTGGGGAAGAGGAATACCCATTGTTTGCCTTCCCAATCAGAAGACGGTTGATATAATGGGGATTTCCCCACCCAACTCAGACAGAGCTTGCAGGAGTTGGTCCTGCAAGCTCTTGGTACATCCCTTCCTATAACTCAGTTCAGAGGTGAACAGTACAAGAAATATGAGCTGGTGCTTATAGGAGCTGACTCCTGCAAGCACAGGCCAagtctttggctcagttcaggcaacacgttagtcaacgcagtgtgaaaactccactcaacagttgtgTTTATAGGtggtcctccccacacaacatgttctaactctaccggtgtgtgactgtgggctaccgtggagttgagtaaaatctatcgagacgtttgattgacagttcctccaccctctctccttccctggtcctcccaatggtatcccatcagccattgctgcaaataaACAATCCCAACAGCTCTCCTAGACCAGCACTTGCTCTTCTGTcattcttgccagggaactctgtagccagtgggaaaagtcaactcaacgcaacagaaaactccatggagcccaccacacaacacacaatggttgtgcaggaactctcctctgcacagcatggaaattctgcgtggagtgttttccaaacaaACTCCACCATTGTTTGGAGTTTtactgccagacaacacattttccaacagtggtgtaaaaactccactttggagttctaaagccaccattgagaaacatgtctgaACTGAACCCTTTTCTTGTGCtccatgcctctctctgcacagagaaaaaatacattttgaaaatgggcAGAGCAGACCAGATGACTTCACAGGAGGGGGAGGAACTTTGGGGTGAGAGTCCTAACCCCTTGACTTCATCTGGCTTGCCAGCTTGATCCAGTGGAGCAATCCAGTCCTCAGCCCAAATGTGACTGCCTATTCCTACAGGGTGACCACCACCTTTTAGCAACAGTATGTTCATCATCAGGATCTAGCTTCAGCTTATTAAGTCCATTACTGGCCATATATCAATTCCACATTTCTACTGCCTCACccaaggagagggggagagagagagagagagatctaggtGTCATCAGTATTTGCCCTGCATTACTGCCACAAGGTCAAGCAATAGTGCCCCAGCATACAGCCTGCCTGTCATGATGACAGCCTTTTAGCCAGTTATGCCATAAAATGTAAGAAGGGACATATGCAGATATCCTAATAATGGAAAGTATTTACTCTTAACTATCCTCAAGTGGCTTGCAAGAAGGAAGAATGCTCTCTGCAGCACTTCTTTCTACAACAGTAGTACCTCACATCCTGAAGTTCTACACTAAAAAGACCCCAGTGTCCTTGCTTTTGATCAGAGAATACAACATCTCTTCTTACCTCTACAGGAAGCTGTTGAAAAGCTGCTACAAGATAGTCTGCAGCAACTGCTATTCCAACGAGTGCAGCCACCTTTTCTGGACGGGCAATTGCTGCATGAAGCATCAGCCATCCGCCCAAACTGGAACCAACTAAAATCTTAACATGAAAACAATATTAGTGCTTTTGTGTTATAAAAACACTCCACAAACTTTTACTTGTGAGTTCATATATACTGACCAATGGTGCCACCTTAAATtaagtcaatttatttatttatttatttattgcatttgtataccgccccatagccaaagttctctggggggttcacataatctctgggtggttcacataaattAAGCTGCTTTATGTGATATGAGCATTGCCTATGACAGGAGTACAGAACTGTtttctagtggggggggggggtttgaagtgCAAAACACCAAGTCCATTACAAGCCAGGGGCTACACCCCCTGTACATCCATGACACTACCCCCTTTTTCCTCCAGGATCCAGGCTGCCCCACATTCCCAACACCTGCTGCCCttcatccccactgttatctccaatctgagatcGCAGCAGGGGGATGCCCTCCAAGGAGATTCCTCCAGTGGCATGGCTTGGAACTTAGGCCACACTCCCTGGGCAAGCCCCAAGAGGTAGGATTGGCCAGGATTGGGTGCCCTATGGGTCAGTATTTCTGCAACACTCGCCTATGATCACATAAATACCAGTTGACCTGGCAACCATATTTGCAGTCAATGGCTATGTTTGGGTGATCATATCTTTGTTTAATAATCCTCTTGTGCTTCACACTCAGCCACTTTAAACCATGTCTTAAAAATCTGGCTGCTAAACACAGTTTCCTGGATTGGATGCAATGGGAAACTATATTTAACCAAAGACTTCCTGGCGTGTGAAGGAAGACTGTGAAAATGAAGCAACCATGTGTGGGGCAATGAGGCTTGTTCACCTCTCTGCTTATAACACTGAGATATGATTGTCCAAACTATCCAATGTTATATAACTTAAATGGTATCCCTGGGCCTATCATTAATGTAATTCCCAGGCAGTTGAGTGCCTCTaattacttgctggtttaaaaaatattatttctttgGAGGGTTTATATCAAACTTCCTACCTGTGCCCTCAAAGCAGCTTTATTTAAAAGGCAGTTTTACACAATTGTATCATGAGAAACAACCATTTCCCACTACTTTATCAACTAGCAGCCTAGTTCCTGAAGTGTTTTACAAGTCAAGGATATGTTTGCTGACAGCAGTGACATACCCAGTACAGGGGCAACATTTCCAACCATAAGGGGTAGTACaacttgaaagaaaagaaaatcaaccTGTGGTCCTTGAGTGAGTTCATCCAGTACAGAAAGAACATCCTTCCGCCACTTTCCCAATGTACTCTCTTTAATATTGCCTTCTGAACTCCCACAGCCTCTGTAATCAAACCTGTAAAATCAGACAAAAGAGGGGTCTAAATGAAGGCATAGCTTTGCACAAGCATCATTCAACAGGTCTACCAAATGAAAATAGTTTGGGAAAATGTTACCAA contains:
- the ABHD10 gene encoding palmitoyl-protein thioesterase ABHD10, mitochondrial, with amino-acid sequence MAAARALWRRERLSWGLAVARRTGLGFPQLLGCRQKSSHSFLNRADNPNLAYHKLKGKNPGVVFLPGLFSNMNGEKALALEDYCKSVGHAFVRFDYRGCGSSEGNIKESTLGKWRKDVLSVLDELTQGPQILVGSSLGGWLMLHAAIARPEKVAALVGIAVAADYLVAAFQQLPVETKKEIEEKGEWKLPTKHNEEGFYSLPYELIQEAENHCVLSSPLPIKCPVRLIHGIKDEDIPWQTSLKVAENVVSGDVDVILRKAGEHRMKEKDDIKLMIYTVEDLIEQLST